Proteins from a single region of Belliella baltica DSM 15883:
- a CDS encoding DUF5683 domain-containing protein produces MNKSILAMVLKGALTVFVLLAISFSQAYSQIKGDTITVEINEKLPKDPRIATILSAVFPGAGQVYNEKVWKLPIIYGGIATNLYFIEFNNRRYQLFREELRKFDNDDPALSFPNLNREALVRNVDFWRRNRDLNFVVFGLIYALNIVDAQVDAHLSGFDISDDISLIYEPSYETLTAGGQLVGVSLKLKF; encoded by the coding sequence TTGAATAAATCAATCTTAGCAATGGTTCTTAAAGGAGCCCTTACTGTTTTTGTTTTATTAGCTATTTCTTTTAGCCAAGCTTATTCTCAGATTAAAGGTGATACGATTACAGTAGAAATCAACGAAAAGCTACCAAAAGACCCTAGAATAGCAACAATATTGTCTGCCGTATTTCCAGGTGCTGGGCAAGTGTACAATGAAAAGGTCTGGAAACTTCCAATTATTTATGGAGGAATTGCAACCAACCTCTATTTTATCGAATTCAATAATCGAAGATATCAGCTATTCAGAGAAGAATTGCGAAAATTTGATAATGATGACCCTGCATTAAGCTTTCCTAACCTTAATAGAGAAGCTTTGGTAAGAAATGTAGACTTTTGGAGGAGAAATAGAGATTTAAACTTCGTTGTATTTGGGCTTATTTATGCCTTAAATATTGTAGATGCACAGGTAGACGCACATTTGTCTGGATTCGATATCAGTGATGATATCAGTTTGATATACGAACCTTCCTATGAAACATTGACTGCAGGTGGGCAACTTGTCGGTGTTTCTTTAAAATTAAAATTTTAA